Proteins found in one Venturia canescens isolate UGA chromosome 8, ASM1945775v1, whole genome shotgun sequence genomic segment:
- the cic gene encoding putative transcription factor capicua isoform X9 — translation MHPAVVVILSPSSRHTPAISSLLSSLWIRERGEMLTAHPEMHEKRESLRGGGQYGTGGGGGAATMDDKSEQQPPPPPPPQRDPTDPSISAKKLPKKRKFDPSELEDMDITSNVVSNVSNIVGNVGGIRTNPPPPPPVQTVNQSPLVQHSNIPILQPQASPHQQQQQQQQQQQPTECYQQASPVQSVVVLPPQSTAVDYSLREEPQRLRPRQSTVAMVDLGEWCGTRVLALRDSRYYPGVIRNASHGEVFIEFDGEGKLVKYTDVFGAGKYDVIGDAIPSLEQVTLDAKVCFKCPTPNGHIDAMTNVFVRGTVCKIFAPTKRFSVKIPTDGDQSDSYVVKRADLRLLQPPWVDELEDVLKESEPMRPESVDHGYRNTLEGPVPGPILQQQLHHPPHMSAHETSAYYRTASTSPLMTLGTTAHSANTTPCNGSRPYDDLDSDDDLGREDITFPSDAGSSKRSSMQSRGSTSSLVEQRSITPRSQAATPRSQAATPHKYNKGDVVTAASGIRKKFNGKQWRRLCSKEGCSKESQRRGYCSRHLSSKGSGFRGPTGNFQSGKVDGEETSRDSDTSPNYVDRRIAGRFDQDETEAANMLVSLGSSRSATPAFSSPTAHSSISPCINQSPVPPLGLNQNNVFMPISSPAHHATSLIPPGAKWTQPTQPNFVPQYQQQVIKPEPNRMIRPARPAPTAPTTPASIGTSVIRISPVGRGMPVHSTVSNPWSEQSPPPRHPSVVTSMAQQQQQQQQQQQQQQHQQQQQQVQQQHQQQQQQQQQQQQQQQQQQQQQHQQLQQQGILLQHALTSNNGFPNPVELQEQNSQLLKPPHSPHVPLAAPPPQTLTHLHKTQEQPVDYAQPQQTQPIYLMHHSHQPDKKYLVIKNSMDVSPSSHVSSPDDKYRQGLINHLGQLPQLHPSQCQPPQSPVVVPSAHVDNKMSVVPQSDFQNTKIGLNVSTHTDLQRNQIQQQQQQQQQLQQPPPPPLSLPPPPSTSVVISATTAVTSTAPTSVFQHVIVQPSHMVQIPKPVPPREDIVKSNGVLSFSWQPTVLEQPDVSPPPSALSPPLSAPPIPLSMGNIGDDTPGPGPDPITPAEEEDDDVFESEPTTPAEIEASSNKRRSQSLSALHTKDPQSPLKQTVKRTAMLQTKDPRIRRPMNAFMIFSKRHRAVVHQRHPNQDNRTVSKILGEWWYALGPDEKKKYHNLASEVKEAHFKAHPDWKWCSKDRRKSSTTSFKGGEPRGKLNSAGEEMDMGPPMDDVPLTPRTTEEIYVPATAVYNDVSTPEQTVNQISHPLHRVPETSAQNEPQDSTVKQEEDAAGSDDDQMVICEDPQPEIDLKCKDKMADSDNDVPQEEDGEKKNYTQGRFSPTNGQNVKNDLTCRPKPIKALLPSTGIETTTKYHHTSMDKGGTVSVLSTTYPYHSPVNPTGVSGFQPKGGAFITMPISPKVIKPEPVKSEQQQYSTQYSVNNLVSSVHTENGRNIPKFTSAPVLHTIGTKPMMALLKQQQPLQTLSTVHRNPTSAVPYQPPLTLTLLDTDLVAIPKQQQQASPYLGPNTQHPRMYCGFHIPISETGNRNLSMQNLVAGNKAETPSVIVAKSYPVTTSNPSTPTHRGIGHSIARLAETDKKEPLIANHVQFYANNPKVEQDRKETMLSTPLDKLKQPLTPHTPHNNQINNDSSSNMTYCVEDQTIGRSNDSGPNKGTFMLAPTPAQLGRAPLQRRQSLAMPPTSSAGDHGSMMCQHFDNRAQSNQSQNSEQPSQQQQQQQQQEQQRQQQQQEQQRQQQQQQQQQQQQQQQQQQQQQQQQQQQQQQQPQTPCHPEPMASPSPSTKKGSFFKKNVEDGMDRVLEQVNFQEKFSSLPEFKPEDIQSPSAISLNTPAGTSVHTPGAPIHHASNLHGYRKKSGPGPHRSTMNEEDTESEVSASATPKSTASVKLTGNSFFPPDFNVDAFRLNAEASVDAETNSPRTPKTPGGGVVSSAGIARADNERGPRKVLEQRRQLVMQLFQDHGYFPSTQATSTFQAKHSDIFPNKTSLQLKIREVRQKLKANSTPMSASSLVSPLPVSESSPNVAGPLTAPPTSMGAPLSLPVSSSGS, via the exons ATGCACCCAGCCGTTGTCGTCATTCTTTCTCCTTCGAGTCGCCACACTCCGGCCATCAGCAGCCTCCTCTCGTCTTTATGGATT CGTGAGAGAGGCGAGATGCTGACGGCACATCCGGAGATGCACGAGAAACGGGAAAGCCTGAGAGGCGGCGGCCAGTACGGGACAGGCGGGGGTGGCGGTGCGGCCACGATGGATGATAAATCGGAGCAACAACCACCCCCGCCACCTCCGCCACAGCGCGATCCTACAGATCCGAGCATAAGCGCTAAAAAACTTCCAAAGAAACGAAAGTTCGATCCGTCGGAACTCGAGGATATGGACATCACTAGTAACGTTGTTAGCAACGTTTCCAATATCGTCGGTAACGTTGGTGGCATTAGGACGAATCCTCCTCCTCCACCACCCGTGCAAACGGTCAATCAGTCTCCTCTCGTTCAACACTCGAACATACCGATCCTCCAGCCGCAAGCTTCGCCCCatcaacagcaacaacaacaacaacaacaacaacaaccaaCGGAGTGTTATCAG CAGGCATCTCCGGTGCAATCGGTAGTGGTTCTTCCCCCGCAGAGTACCGCGGTCGATTATTCGTTACGAGAGGAGCCGCAACGCCTGCGACCGCGTCAATCGACGGTGGCGATGGTTGATCTCGGCGAGTGGTGCGGAACAAGAGTTTTGGCGCTCAGGGATTCTCGTTATTATCCAGGTGTAATAAGAAATGCCTCGCACGGTGAAGTTTTTATCGAGTTCGACGGCGAGGGTAAATTAGTCAAGTATACGGATGTGTTTGGTGCGGGTAAATACGACGTGATAGGTGACGCGATACCGTCCCTGGAACAAGTGACTTTGGACGCGAAGGTCTGCTTCAAGTGTCCGACACCCAATGGTCACATCGATGCAATGACGAATGTTTTCGTTCGCGGGACTGTGTGCAAAATATTCGCCCCGACTAAACGTTTTTCGGTCAAAATACCGACGGACGGTGATCAAAGTGATAGTTATGTTGTTAAACGAGCCGATCTTAGACTCTTGCAACCACCCTGGGTAGATGAGTTGGAAGATGTGCTCAAAGAATCGGAGCCTATGAGGCCTGAATCCGTTG ATCACGGATATAGAAATACTCTCGAAGGGCCGGTACCGGGGCCAATACTTCAGCAACAGCTTCATCATCCACCCCACATGTCGGCTCACGAGACGAGCGCATATTACAGAACTGCTAGTACGAGTCCGTTAATGACACTCGGAACAACGGCGCACTCGGCAAACACGACACCGTGCAACGGTAGCCGGCCTTACGACGATTTGGACAGCGACGATGACTTAGGGAGGGAAGATATTACGTTTCCGTCGGACGCAG GGAGCAGTAAGAGAAGTAGTATGCAGAGCCGAGGAAGTACCAGTAGCCTAGTTGAGCAGCGTAGCATAACTCCTCGTTCTCAGGCAGCCACACCCAG ATCTCAGGCGGCAACGCCACACAAATATAACAAGGGTGACGTAGTGACAGCCGCGAGTGGTATTAGGAAGAAATTTAATGGAAAACAATGGCGTAGATTGTGTAGCAAAGAAGGTTGTTCCAAAGAGAGTCAACGGCGTGGCTATTGCTCTCGCCATCTTAGCTCCAAAGGTTCGGGATTTCGTGGTCCCACCGGCAATTTTCAGAG TGGGAAAGTCGATGGAGAAGAGACCTCAAGGGATTCCGACACTTCGCCCAATTATGTGGATCGAAGAATAGCTGGAAGATTCGATCAGGACGAAACTGAAGCTGCTAATATGTTAG TGTCTCTGGGTAGTTCGAGATCGGCAACTCCAGCGTTTTCCTCACCAACGGCTCACTCCTCGATATCGCCGTGTATAAACCAATCGCCGGTGCCGCCTCTGGGTCTCAACCAGAACAACGTTTTCATGCCGATCTCCAGTCCGGCGCACCACGCAACCTCCCTGATACCACCAGGGGCAAAATGGACTCAACCGACACAGCCAAATTTTGTCCCTCAGTATCAACAGCAAGTGATAAAACCCGAACCAAATCGTATGATACGACCGGCTAGGCCTGCGCCCACGGCTCCTACAACACCGGCGAGTATTGGCACTAGTGTTATACGAATTTCCCCTGTTGGACGAGGAATGCCGGTTCATTCCACTGTCTCGAATCCTTGGTCCGAGCAGAGTCCACCCCCAAGACATCCTTCGGTTGTCACTTCCATGgcacaacaacagcagcagcaacagcagcagcagcaacaacagcagcaccagcagcagcagcagcaagtaCAACAACAGcatcagcaacaacaacaacaacaacaacaacaacaacaacaacaacaacaacaacaacaacaacaacaccaACAACTCCAACAACAAGGAATCCTTCTACAACACGCCCTTACATCCAACAACGGTTTTCCTAATCCTGTAGAATTACAAGAACAAAATTCCCAGCTGTTAAAACCACCTCACTCGCCCCATGTACCACTCGCGGCTCCTCCACCTCAAACTTTAACTCATCTTCACAAAACACAGGAGCAACCGGTCGACTACGCTCAACCACAACAAACCCAGCCGATTTATCTGATGCATCATTCACATCAGCCAGACAAAAAGTATTTGGTTATAAAAAATAGCATGGACGTTTCCCCATCGTCGCATGTAAGCAGTCCCGATGACAAGTACAGACAGGGATTGATCAATCATCTCGGACAATTGCCACAGTTACATCCGAGTCAGTGTCAGCCTCCTCAATCACCCGTTGTTGTTCCGTCCGCGCATGTTGACAACAAGATGTCCGTTGTTCCACAA agtgattttcaaaatacCAAAATTGGTCTAAACGTCTCAACCCACACTGACCTACAGAGGAATCAAAtccagcagcaacagcagcagcaacaacaattaCAACAGCCTCCACCTCCGCCTCTATCCTTACCGCCGCCCCCTTCAACGAGCGTCGTTATCTCCGCTACAACCGCCGTCACGAGTACCGCTCCGACCAGTGTCTTCCAACATGTTATTGTCCAACCAAGTCACATGGTTCAAATACCAAAACCCGTGCCACCGAGAGAAGACATTGTCAAGAGCAACGGCGTACTTT CTTTTTCCTGGCAGCCGACAGTCCTGGAACAACCGGATGTGAGTCCACCACCCTCGGCATTGAGTCCTCCCCTGAGCGCACCCCCGATACCTCTGAGCATGGGAAACATTGGTGACGATACGCCTGGGCCCGGTCCTGATCCTATAACCCCAGCTGAAGAAGAGGACGACGATGTTTTCGAATCTGAACCAACTACACCCGCCGAAATTGAAGCCAGCTCTAACAAGAGGCGCAGCCAATCACTCAGCGCTTTACACACCAAAGATCCTCAGAGTCCCTTGAAg CAAACTGTGAAAAGAACTGCGATGTTGCAGACCAAGGACCCCCGAATAAGACGACCGATGAATGCATTTATGATATTTTCGAAACGTCATCGCGCGGTTGTGCATCAACGACATCCGAATCAGGACAATCGTACAGTCTCGAAGATACTCGGTGAATGGTGGTACGCTCTTGGACccgatgagaagaaaaaatatcacaatcTCGCCTCGGAAGTTAAGGAAGCACATTTCAAGGCTCATCCTGACTGGAAATGGTGTAGCAAAGATCGAAGAAAATCATCGACTACCAGTTTCAAAGGTGGCGAACCTAGAGGCAAATTAAACAGTGCTGGTGAAGAAATGGATATGGGTCCACCTATGGACGATGTACCTCTCACGCCGAGAACAACCGAAGAAATTTATGTACCTGCTACTGCCGTCTACAATGATGTTTCCACTCCGGag CAAACCGTTAACCAAATTTCGCACCCTCTTCACCGAGTTCCCGAAACATCAGCGCAAAACGAGCCTCAAGACTCGACGGTAAAGCAGGAGGAAGACGCAGCTGGATCGGACGACGACCAGATGGTCATTTGCGAAGATCCCCAACCGGAAATTGATCTCAAATGCAAGGACAAAATGGCAGACAGCGATAACGACGTTCCTCAGGAGgaagacggagagaaaaaaaattatacgcaAGGAAGGTTTTCACCAACGAACGGTCAAAACGTTAAAAACGATTTGACTTGCCGTCCGAAGCCGATTAAAG CATTACTTCCATCGACGGGAATAGAAACAACGACCAAGTATCACCACACTTCCATGGACAAAGGGGGTACGGTTTCTGTCCTTTCAACGACTTATCCTTATCACAGTCCGGTTAATCCAACGGGAGTTTCGGGTTTTCAACCGAAAGGAGGAGCCTTTATAACAATGCCAATATCGCCAAAAGTCATAAAGCCGGAGCCGGTTAAAAGTGAACAACAACAATACAGCACACAGTACAGCGTGAATAATTTAGTGTCCAGCGTTCATACAGAAAACGGACGGAATATTCCAAAATTCACATCCGCTCCTGTTCTCCATACG ATTGGAACAAAACCGATGATGGCTCTTTTGAAACAGCAGCAACCCTTGCAGACTTTGAGCACTGTACATCGTAACCCAACTTCAGCCGTTCCCTATCAACCCCCGCTCACTCTTACGTTGCTTGATACTGATTTGGTGGCTATTCCCAAGCAACAGCAGCAGGCCTCGCCGTATCTTGGCCCGAACACTCAGCACCCAAGGATGTACTGCGGTTTTCACATCCCCATATCCG AGACTGGGAATCGtaatttatcgatgcagaactTAGTTGCTGGCAACAAAGCTGAAACACCAAGTGTGATAGTTGCGAAATCGTACCCAGTCACGACCTCTAATCCGAGTACACCCACTCATCGAGGAATCGGTCACTCTATAGCGCGACTTGCGGAAACGGACAAGAAGGAGCCTCTGATTGCAAATCACGTCCAATTCTACG CGAATAACCCAAAAGTCGAGCAAGACAGAAAAGAAACGATGTTATCAACGCCGTTGGACAAACTTAAACAACCGTTGACACCTCACACGCCCCACAACAATCAGATCAACAACGATTCTTCTTCGAATATGACCTATTGCGTGGAAGATCAAACGATTGGGAGAAGTAATGATTCTGGGCCGAACAAAGGTACGTTTATGCTCGCACCAACCCCGGCGCAACTTGGTCGGGCACCTCTGCAAAGGAGACAATCATTGG caaTGCCTCCCACATCAAGTGCAGGAGACCATGGGTCCATGATGTGTCAACATTTCGATAATCGAGCACAATCGAATCAGTCGCAAAACTCTGAACAACCATctcaacagcaacaacaacagcagcaacaggaGCAGCAAcgacaacagcagcaacaggaGCAGCAAcgacaacagcagcaacagcaacaacagcagcagcagcagcaacaacaacaacaacaacaacaacaacaacaacaacaacaacaacaacaacaacaaccgcAAACACCCTGTCACCCTGAACCCATGGCTTCACCTTCTCCATCGACGAAAAAAGGCTCCTTCTTCAAGAAAAATGTCGAGGACGGAATGGACAGAGTTCTCGAGCAGGTCAACTTTCAGGAGAAGTTTTCTTCCCTGCCGGAATTCAAACCCGAAGACATACAAAGTCCAAGTGCTATCAGCTTGAACACTCCGGCCGGGACCTCGGTTCATACACCCGGAGCTCCAATTCATCATGCCTCAAACTTACACGGTTACCGTAAAAAATCTGGTCCCGGTCCTCATAGATCCACAA TGAATGAGGAGGATACGGAGTCAGAAGTATCAGCATCCGCAACACCGAAGTCAACAGCAAGTGTGAAATTAACGGGAAACTCATTTTTCCCCCCTGATTTCAACGTGGACGCGTTCAGATTGAATGCGGAGGCGAGTGTCGACGCTGAGACGAATTCGCCCCGAACGCCAAAGACACCGGGTGGCGGGGTGGTCAGTTCGGCCGGAATCGCGCGGGCTGATAACGAGCGAGGGCCAAGAAAAGTATTGGAACAAAGAAGGCAACTAGTGATGCAACTGTTTCAGGACCACGGTTATTTTCCATCGACCCAGGCGACGTCAACCTTTCAAGCGAAACATTCAGACATTTTCCCAAACAAGACGAGCCTGCAGCTTAAGATCCGTGAAGTACGTCAAAAGTTGAAAGCGAACTCGACACCGATGAGCGCCAGCAGCCTAGTTAGCCCTCTACCCGTCTCGGAGTCGTCTCCAAACGTTGCTG GACCCTTGACCGCTCCTCCTACGTCAATGGGAGCTCCGCTTTCACTGCCCGTAAGCAGTAGTGGCAGCTAG